A portion of the Krasilnikovia cinnamomea genome contains these proteins:
- the rplO gene encoding 50S ribosomal protein L15, translated as MAIKVHHLRPAPGAKTAKTRVGRGEGSKGKTAGRGTKGSKARKNISAAFEGGQMPIHMRLPKMKGFKNKNKVVFQVVNLDRLAELFPNGGQVGPLELADAGAVRRGQPVKVLGSGELGSVALQISAHAFSESAKEKIAAAGGSTTEL; from the coding sequence ATGGCGATCAAGGTCCACCACCTCCGCCCGGCGCCCGGCGCCAAGACCGCGAAGACCCGGGTGGGTCGCGGTGAGGGCTCCAAGGGCAAGACGGCCGGTCGGGGCACCAAGGGTTCCAAGGCCCGCAAGAACATCTCGGCGGCGTTCGAGGGTGGTCAGATGCCCATCCACATGCGCCTGCCGAAGATGAAGGGCTTCAAGAACAAGAACAAGGTCGTGTTCCAGGTCGTGAACCTGGACCGGCTGGCCGAGCTGTTCCCGAACGGCGGCCAGGTCGGCCCGCTGGAGCTGGCCGACGCGGGCGCCGTCCGCCGGGGACAGCCGGTCAAGGTCCTGGGCTCGGGCGAGCTGGGTAGCGTGGCGCTGCAGATCTCGGCGCACGCGTTCAGCGAGTCCGCCAAGGAGAAGATCGCGGCCGCAGGTGGTTCCACCACCGAGCTGTGA